The genomic interval GACAACCACATGTATTTCAAATACtgctgaaaaaaaatatcatgatcAGAGACAGGGTGTTACGAGTGGAGGCTACAAGTGGGAATAATGCAGCTCATCTCGCGGCTGAGCTTGGAGAATATAGGCCTTGGCTAATTCCCCGGGAAGCCTTGCAAATTCAATATGAAATCAAGTGGTTTGAGGTATTCAtatacaaaaaggaaaatactttaacaTATTACACCAAAGTAAatcacaaaattaattaatataggcgtcatatatataaatatatatatttgtaataattaattgttgTCATGTGTACATACTTGATGCTTGGCTTCATGCAGTTCGTGACAGAGTCCATTCCTTCTAACTTTCTTACCCGCCGGAACGAAGCCAAAATGACCCCTGAGGAACTGTTCGTCAAGAATCACAAGGATCTCGTCCAGGATGGTGGCAAATGGTTACATAAAACCTCTGAATCCTACTCTGTTGTCGCTGGACTCATAGCCACTGTGGCCTTTGCCACCTCCACCGCAGTTCCTGGAGGCATCAGGGATAATATTGGCATTCCCACATTTGAAAACAAAACCCCATTCCACCTCTTTGCCATCTCATCACTCATCGCACTCTGCTTCTCGGTCACGGCTTTGGTAACGTTCCTCTCCATCTCAACATCaaggaataaagaaagagatttcGGAAAGGACTTGCCAATGAAGCTCTTGATAGGTTTAACGTCCTTGTTCTTTGCCATAGCCGCGATGCTGATTTCCTTCTGCTCGGGACATCTCTTTGTGATAGACGATAAGTTAAAATATGTGGCGTATCCAGTGCATGCGGCAACCTACCTACCGGTAACTTTATTTGCTGTGATGCAGTTTCCACTGTATTTTGATATTATAGAATCTACCTTCAGGAAGGTGCCCCGACGTAGCTACAAGGCGTCCGTTCTCTAATTAATGTGCCTTTTttctatttggttttcctttttcgtttctccttttttgtattttatatatggaaTAAGGTTCTCTCCGTGTGTGATTACGTTTGATCTGtttttgacaaaaaagaaaaaagaactatttggcatgatatattatatataaaatgtacgatgaaattaatgttttaatacAATTATCTTTCCTATCGCTTGTTGATCTGTCTCATCATTAAAACCCGCCTTTGGTTTCTTTGTGCTAGCACACTTGCTTTAGGGCTTGCATACTATTGCACGTCCTAAGTTGTTAATTCGAATGCAAAAGAAGAGAGGAAAGTTGAACTTTTAATTTCTGGCTAGAGTGTGGCGCCCTTAACCCTTTTGCAGAAGTCGTGACGTTGCTCAGATATTGTTGGCCTCAAGGATTCCACATTGTTTAATTAGGCTACATTAACTTCTACAtaatatacattagtaaatttaaaaattatgttattagtttttaaattatggtcatatttacaaatttaaatttataatttgaatctaaaaatatgtttttggtcACAGTTGGGCTCAGTACTAATTTATGGGCCCAATGGGCCATAGTAACTATTGGAGCAAgtagtgggggggggggggggggacaaaTGGTCCGCACCGGGCGGAATGCTGGGGGGGGGGGCAGACAAATGGTCCGCACCGGGCGGAATGCTGGGTGAAAACCCTACCCCCTGCCCATGTGGGGGCAGGGTGTAGGGAATGGTCTACCCTACCGCTCATGCGAGTAGCACCCCTACTCCAAATGTGCCCTTAGTGCATTttggttttagttttaaatttaaaaaaaaaaacacacatttaAATTCACTaatgaaaactttttaaaacatttaaaaaatacctAAATGCACCAGTCTTTGGGAGCAAATTTAAGAGAAAAccaaacattttccttttaattattCTAACCATATATTGGCCATTTCCACAAagtggtggttttttttttctctcttatgcCGCACCCTAGTCCCTGTTCTCCCTTTCCCTTCCAAGAGCCCCCCAGATAGAGATTTACAGGCAGTTCCTCATCACCCAGtccaatgaagaagaagaaaaagagactgAGAGTATGAagtgtaagagttttattaaaactctATGACCCACACACCTATATCCCCATGGGTTAATAACCTAACGGGTTTAAACTAGTTCAAAcattatcaattaattaatgagttatAGTGGGACACGAATACCTCTAGATCCCATGATAACCAGAAGTCTATTTATAGCACTAAGAGATTAAGGATTCTTACTTACAACAACATAATTATTCCTCTAGTCATCGGAATACACTTGGAGGAAACGTTGCTAGggtgatcattctctcatagtTCGGTCAAATTCTCCATCAAACTAAGACGGAGAAGGTACGTGTTTTAACCGTTGTTAATTATTATCGTAGATCATAGAAAATCGAAGATCCTTATATTAATgttcatcttaaaatatttaacatgtggtatcaAAGTTTTAGGTCACAAATATTCTATGGTCTCGATAGAATATAATGCAAATTTGATATATATcattgtattataatttaacatCATAATACTCGTGTAACTCTCTCACTTTACGTTGATATATTTTAGTAGAAGAGAAACTTACGAACTTGTTCATGAAATTTTATATTGATATCCATGCACCTGTTTCAATTTTCGTGAACTATGCTTGGGTTATTTGTATTGTGTTGTCTCAGAGAAAGAAAGTTGAGGAGAGGAGCCGTATGAGTCGGCAGTGTGTGGTGGCCGGAGTGCCTTCATTGGTAACGTCCCGAGATGGGGAAAACACCAATGCCTCTGTGAATCTCCACTTTGGTTGGTGGGCCGATCTCTCTAAGATGggtttttggaaaataaaaataagaggggTGCAGTGTTTGGCTCCGTGAAGAGGTCAAAAATAGGAGTGCTACCTGCCCTCTACGGGGTGGGGCCACCCCGCACCCCACACCCAGCCCTGCATGCGTGAAAAACCCAGTATTTCTTCAATTGGCCGGGGGTCACCAGGACATACGACACACTATTACACTTATCATTTCGGAACAACTAATATTTAGTTCCGAGTCTATTGTCCGACAGAGAAACTATCGAGGGAATACCGCTCTCCATCTTGCTGCAGTGGTGGGGAATGTGGCCATGTGTAAGTGCATAGCAGAGGTTGATCCTTCATCTATCGACGTTGCACGTAATGAAGAGGGAGAAACTCCTCTTTTCTTGGCAGTGCTCTTTGGTAAAAAACAAGCATTCCTAATTTCCTATGCCTTACCCAAATGCTTATCCAAGATCCGGACCTATTTCGCGAAGCCCAAAAGATGAAATATGGTGAGAGAAGAGCATTATGGTGAGAccgaaatattattattgtacctgaattaaatattattgctttcacttattattaattaattagtttatattCAAGACGGCGTAAGTAAATattaaagaaggaaaaagttGGGAATCCTGATGGGAGCTCccgctcccttttttttttttggtagttttttttttttaatttagagattaagagaatatattttaataatattataaatttttttaaaaaaacatttaaaaatattaaaaaataatgtgataaaaaaaccaaaaataaaaaaattttaaattggcCTGGCGGGAGCCCAAGCGGTGGGTGTACACCCACTCGTTAAGGAATTAATGCTTcgcttttttttattactaaacATGCAATTATTTGCTCTTCTTTATTATATCGCCGCGCGGTAACCTTAATACACACCACATCATGTACGATAAGAACTTATACCATAATTGTAAGCAAGCATATTCATGTAGctatgtaacaccctgtatttcagtgtatttttactgaaggattatttttgattgttcaaaaatttatcctcttattttaaaattggttggatttttagtaagtttatttctatgattttaatttggtgaaaattatttttatgtgctttctaaatatttatttattgttatgcatttaaattgcttttaatatttaaattaattactgtgggatttaattatttcaatttgactttaccattacgtttaaattattttatttaacttgtggttttaaaatcatctccgttggatcatttttgtgacccaagttttGAGgcttggacctcatttcttttccctccatttttctttccttcctttttcttttctttcttttctttttcttctttattttctccttcccgcgcaactccctctccctccctctctctccgtccgttcttcctctcccccagcccgccgccgtgcgcgacaccgcccagccgaccagctccccctccctccggcgacctcacctcccaaatctcagcccctacctcgccgccggtaacccacacgcaccccacgaagccgcgggccaccttcacgccagcgccgctgtgagccagcggtggccttcaccgcccagcccgctagcttccccagccgccggcgacctcaccccaccaacctcacctccatccgtgctgccgttaaccaccagtagcccttcgaagccgcggcactctttccaccgttgcgccgccgtcgcaccgccattggccaccatcttcctaccacttcatccccgacctcttggcaacccattggacccaaccccacctccgatccgtcaccggtgaagctccaccaactacatttccgatttgggcattttggtcttctaccgcccatttcgccgccacccacggcaaaccaccgccaccattggcttcaccgacctctctaggccctaccctaccatttttgggtcttcgtttgtcctcgttgaaaagtgggtatctgtgacccacggccacagtgtattttacactgtggtgttgctcagaaatcaccacttgcaccttcgagatcctccggaaattattatattgcactgtaagtattttccttaaagaactttcgtgatttaaatatatttttgcactaacacatattatctgtgaattggtttgttttgccggactgagtccgaggagtttcgggggtcggatggattgtggacggagttgtgtgtttgtttgcattgtgaattgtggttgttggttatgacttgttcacgtacatcgcatattgcatgcatgatcatgtttataaagaaaactgggttttcgcatgattgcatacatgttcatgtgtttattggaattggattttcatgtgagtaaaaggaaaagagactgtagggatggtggtaagcagggatggtgcttgtgtcccgcttgtgattcccgcctacagtgctctgttaagtattcattgtgtgtaaaggaactgtagagatggtggtaagcagggatggtggtagagtcccgcctgtgattcccgcctacggtgcacgcgatagggatggtggtaagcagggatggtggttgtgtcccgcctgtgattcccgcctacggtgcacgcggtagggatggtggtaagcagggacggtggtagagtcccgcctgcgattcccgcctacagtgtccgataaatggattgtttgtgtgaatcattttatgggaaaatgttttatggatattttgggccaaaatgggatttttggcgtgtgttggaaataatcatttttctgggaaaaaatgatattttatggctaaatgtattttgctatattgttggttgcattaatgtatttttatcccgagagttgtttggtttatacttacctgtggtaccattttatggtatcgcagattttgatgcagatgatgatgacgagccttagcttggctcccttggaggagtgatctgggattgctcctgttttgtgagttatgtttttatcaatttatgtatttatcttttgtattatatttgggatgactgtatattttttaaagataaattgtgttgaatatttgtatttaaatttctggtacttagttgacttatttatattatccgctacgacttttattgtgcacctttgcatgttgcacacacacttgagcacatttcgttgggatgcgtgaccgtgttgtcaccatcctgacgtcacgattcccttgtcttttgtacgtgggagtcggggcgtcacaggtggtatcagagcagttcagctctgggtaaaaccacatgtcccataggtgtagtaccagaaaattttaaaattttgatttgaaattattttgttgggagtacattattttaatttaatttatttattttaattgtacgttaattgtttgttatttatcttatttttgttattttagtttatttagttattttattatatggtaggcaattttacttgtttcaattattttcttgtgtactatttcatttgttttattccttttgtcttatgatattttattttgttggttttattttattttattttatgtgatatggttgtattttaatttattttactataattatattttttagtttgttttaagctgatagtggggttaagggttacgctatggcaggaaaatggtacgaccaagaaggcaagctaatgagcccgaggatgaattatcgaggggtgatggaaattatgccatggtgagggcgttgaataggatgacggagtttcttcagcagaattttcgtccacagcaaggagagcagtacagggtgatgcaggccgggtgtacctatgagcgcttcttagcgcataggacccctgctttttctggtgaagaggatccattacgggctagaaggtggattcaagatctggaaagaacgtttgaagtctgtggatgcactgaggcccagagggtattatatgggagctatatgctgcaaggtgaagcggcaaattggtgggagaccaagcggtcacttttagagatggagttgggatccttggctgctgtgtcttggcagcgttttaagaaagaatttgatgatcgattctttcctgtttcggtgagacggcaaatggctcgggatttcaataatttggttcaaggagacatgactgtcgagcagtatgcaaggaaatttatggagcttggacggtttgctcctcacctcattgctacggaagagatgcgggctgaacgtttccaagaagggttgcgccctcaaatccgcaggcaggtcgcatgcttggaaatccagaactttcagaggttggtcaatgtggcctcaattgctgagcgagagcgaggtgctgtggtaggttcccctccgggtaagaagcgactgaacgttgatggtgaagggagcagctccgggtcgccacagaagtttgtgcaaaggatcggggccagagcgcaggcagcttccggtatacgtattgggggccgagctccagtttgtggtagatgtaatagagcccatgagggcgagtgtcgtcagggttggaaccagtgctttgagtgtggtcagacagggcactttgctcgggagtgccctaattggacccaagggaatcagggtggtcatcgcggtggtaggactaatcagaggcaactagttcaggctcgggtgtatgcggtgactcctggtagtgctggcgacgagattccagggactcaggacgctggagttacggcaggtatgggtctaatcttacctttcgtaatggatgccatgtgtggtttattcttgggttttggaaagttatgcaagctgtatccatgcccgttgggtgttggaggttgtgtgattttcttaagagtgttctggttgtatttggtatcctgctttagagtgatgattggccctacaaatttcgaggacgaaattttattttaagggggggaggatgtaacatcccgtatttcagtgtatttttactgaaggattatttttgattgttcaaaaatttatcctcttattttaaaattggttggatttttagtaagtttatttctatgattttaatttggtgaaaattatttttatgtgctttccaaatatttatttattgttatgcatttaaattgcttttaatatttaaattaattactgtgggatttaattatttcaatttgactttaccattacgtttaaattattttatttaacttgtggttttaaaatcatctccgttggatcatttttgtgacccaagttatgaggattggacctcatttcttttccctccatttttctttccttcctttttcttttctttcttttctttttcttttttattttctccttcccgcgcaactccctctccctccctctctctccgtccgttcttcctctcccccagcccaccgccgtcgtgccgccgtgcgcgacaccgcccaacCGActagctccccctccctccggcg from Juglans microcarpa x Juglans regia isolate MS1-56 chromosome 4S, Jm3101_v1.0, whole genome shotgun sequence carries:
- the LOC121261894 gene encoding uncharacterized protein LOC121261894 isoform X2, which encodes MLLAVQYRQPHVFQILLKKNIMIRDRVLRVEATSGNNAAHLAAELGEYRPWLIPREALQIQYEIKWFEFVTESIPSNFLTRRNEAKMTPEELFVKNHKDLVQDGGKWLHKTSESYSVVAGLIATVAFATSTAVPGGIRDNIGIPTFENKTPFHLFAISSLIALCFSVTALVTFLSISTSRNKERDFGKDLPMKLLIGLTSLFFAIAAMLISFCSGHLFVIDDKLKYVAYPVHAATYLPVTLFAVMQFPLYFDIIESTFRKVPRRSYKASVL
- the LOC121261894 gene encoding ankyrin repeat-containing protein NPR4-like isoform X1 encodes the protein MLGRDHSNIEDDNVRSKGRKGPETPILIAARNGISEIVEKLLEHFPIAIHDVNEKNKNAMLLAVQNRQPHVFQILLKKNILVKDSVLRVVDESNNNVAHLAAKRGNYRPWQIAGEALQMQYEIKWFEFVTESIPSNFLTRRNEAKMTPEELFVKNHKDLVQDGGKWLHKTSESYSVVAGLIATVAFATSTAVPGGIRDNIGIPTFENKTPFHLFAISSLIALCFSVTALVTFLSISTSRNKERDFGKDLPMKLLIGLTSLFFAIAAMLISFCSGHLFVIDDKLKYVAYPVHAATYLPVTLFAVMQFPLYFDIIESTFRKVPRRSYKASVL